Proteins from a single region of Hydra vulgaris chromosome 12, alternate assembly HydraT2T_AEP:
- the LOC105847626 gene encoding uncharacterized protein LOC105847626 isoform X2, whose translation MSIYNRSASCLSESRLLSISEVMHEKFNLHKDHPFGVYFHSLTLLSNEEISHIRVQIAFYKLSKLHKLLRCCLIKDSNGDLLFHEMNYKYDDWMLFTMHDVTTEVDWLTITTSLLSVRFDAEKGPMWRVIWMKFPNKNDIQYKYVLVFVAMHLICDARSVFDLLTNQFMPLLENNSVESNYVQNKPISFPKSFEMLFENKTDAELSVSRCNTPLIMKWVINTAHWLYHSSLSTAKFDRFKQVDKRRNSSSLSHFLLHINPDLSKEFIDICKLHKCSVHAVLITVLTIAGIDLAKDSGLPVDTLKTINFPIDMRKFNKELTTSPMPLGQFVGMGKATPKISLPYDKESLFCQAQIITADIKKQNISQQSSIFAMAIAHILKKKWDLSHLARYIFSYPLLYFSNIGSCNSYKSNGQIQVEAQNFGVNTKDSIFVTLMTFNNSMRFCVGYDNGWFNSEYVEKFVTKIYILIEELTTNT comes from the coding sequence atGAGTATTTACAACAGATCTGCATCATGTTTATCTGAATCTCGATTGCTATCAATATCTGAAGTAATGCATGAAAAGTTTAATTTGCACAAAGATCATCCTTTTGGTGTTTATTTTCACTCACTTACCTTACTATCTAATGAAGAAATAAGTCACATTAGAGTCCAAATAGCATTTTATAAATTGTCAAAACTTCATAAACTTCTTAGATGTTGTTTAATCAAAGATTCAAATGGGGACTTATTGTTCCATGAAATGAATTATAAATATGATGATTGGATGCTATTTACAATGCATGATGTTACAACTGAAGTTGATTGGCTTACAATTACAACTTCTCTTCTTTCTGTTCGTTTTGATGCAGAAAAAGGCCCAATGTGGCGTGTAATATGGATGAAATTcccaaataaaaatgatattcaGTACAAATATGTTCTTGTTTTTGTAGCCATGCACTTAATATGTGATGCCAGATCAGTTTTTGATCTTTTAACAAATCAGTTTATGCCACTACTTGAAAATAATTCTGTTGAAAGTAATTATGTTCAAAATAAACCAATTTCTTTCCCTAAATCATTTGAAATGttgtttgaaaacaaaactgATGCCGAATTATCTGTATCCAGATGTAATACTCCTTTAATAATGAAATGGGTTATCAATACTGCACATTGGTTGTATCATAGCTCACTTTCCACTGCAAAGTTTGATAGATTCAAGCAAGTAGATAAAAGAAGAAATTCTAGTTCTCTTTCTCACTTTTTACTTCATATTAACCCAGACCTAAGCAAAGAATTTATTGACATATGTAAGTTGCATAAATGTTCTGTTCATGCTGTATTGATTACTGTTTTAACAATAGCTGGGATAGATTTAGCAAAAGATTCTGGTTTACCAGTGGATACACTCAAAACTATTAATTTTCCGATTGATATGAGGAAGTTTAATAAAGAGCTCACCACAAGCCCTATGCCTCTTGGACAGTTTGTTGGAATGGGCAAAGCAACACCAAAAATAAGTTTACCTTATGataaagaaagtttattttgtcAGGCTCAAATTATTACTGctgatattaaaaaacaaaacatatctCAACAATCTAGTATATTTGCTATGGCTATTGcacacattttgaaaaaaaagtgggATTTAAGCCATTTAGCTcgatatatttttagttaccctttattatattttagtaatattgGAAGCTGTAATAGTTACAAAAGCAATGGTCAAATTCAGGTGGAAGCACAAAACTTTGGTGTCAATACAAAAGACAGCATTTTTGTTACTCTTATGACATTTAACAATTCAATGAGGTTTTGTGTTGGTTATGATAATGGTTGGTTTAATTCAGAATATGTGGAAAAATTTGTGacgaaaatatatattttaattgaagaacTAACAACCAATACTTAA
- the LOC136088893 gene encoding uncharacterized protein LOC136088893: protein MIKELTIQNSDDADSIYDLEIAVKDVFNYIKHLMRDSQQKKAKIEAFKQLNDETAFWLKDFCQKILPVRYREGQREYFGKKGMSLHVDIFFIKIAGKLFKRVYFTSMYRCDQGIGDVVSLATAVLDQFRIDQPHIKKMFTKSDNAGCYQGNLSAEAIYNVCKERDIKLLRYDYNEPCCGKDQCDRESAVVKTILRSYVDSGNNLLTAEDIHKAMHYSFGAKDAKVAVAQISNDKTVVTGPKIKNISNYHSFEFGEKSMKMWRYFNIGEGIEQEYGNLKIQPSIKLLLPYSKTDNSIKRNKSLKEKQKRSDRQLYSLRFCTEMNCTLSFESDAELEEHMLSGLHTVPKSLTSLDKVRNSFVHKMKITSQLNMPISSSSNSASVKDKPHCMNIFLLQGWALPVRSSFRFSNQQKELLYKYFIRGEESGNKMSPEQVHMQLRRELPPDQYVTSQQIRSSFSRFSNLKRKGKLVEPTTENNENSQVNDNKEVYGENDDFNLAGDNEDDNKYEEDIANLAKEICLVWKVNDWVAVAYEKQWNIGYIVEVSIIGIRVNCMINGQEKNTFRWPVTTEKINNQTDKIICLVNAPFLISGCGDYSLSEEDYNTVISLFLEKLTAAE from the exons ATGATCAAAGAACTAACAATTCAAAATTCTGACGATGCTGATTCTatttatgatttggaaattgctgTAAAGGATGTATTCAACTACATAAAACACCTGATGAGAGATTCTCAACAGAAAAAGGCAAAAATCGAAGCTTTTAAGCAATTAAACGATGAAACTGCTTTCTGGcttaaagatttttgtcaaaaaattcttCCGGTTCGATACAGAGAGGGCCAAAGAGAGTATTTTGGCAAGAAAGGAATGAGTTTACATGTGGATATATTCTTCATAAAAATAGCAGGAAAGTTATTCAAACGTGTTTACTTTACTTCAATGTATAGGTGTGATCAGGGAATAGGTGATGTTGTGTCGTTAGCCACTGCAGTTTTAGACCAATTCAGAATTGATCAACCGCATATCAagaaaatgtttaccaaatctgATAATGCCGGCTGCTATCAGGGAAATCTTTCAGCTGAAGCAATCTACAATGTATGTAAAGAGAGAGATATAAAGTTGCTGAGATATGATTATAATGAACCCTGTTGTGGAAAAGATCAATGTGACAGGGAGAGTGCAGTTGTAAAGACAATTTTAAGGAGTTACGTTGACTCTGGTAATAATCTTTTGACTGCTGAAGATATACACAAGGCTATGCATTATAGTTTTGGCGCTAAAGATGCAAAAGTAGCAGTTGCTCAAATTAGCAATGATAAAACTGTAGTTACTGGACCAAAGATTAAGAACATTAGCAACTATCACTCATTTGAGTTTGGTGAGAAAAGTATGAAGATGTGGCGTTATTTCAATATCGGTGAGGGAATTGAACAAGAGTATGGAAATCTTAAAATTCAACCCTCGATTAAGTTGTTGTTGCCATATAGCAAAACAGATAATTCAATTAAGCGTAACAAGTCACTTAaggaaaaacagaaaagaagtGACAGGCAATTATATTCATTAAGATTTTGCACTGAAATGAATTGTACCTTATCATTTGAAAGCGATGCTGAGTTAGAAGAACACATGCTATCCGGTCTTCATACAGTTCCGAAATCATTAACATCATTGGATAAAGTTCGCAACTCGTTTGTTCATAAGATGAAAATTACTTCACAACTAAATATGCCAATTTCTTCATCCTCTAACAGTGCTTCCGTAAAAGACAAACCACATTGCATGAACATTTTTCTATTGCAAGGTTGGGCATTACCAGTTCGaagttcttttagattttcaaatcaGCAGAAAGAACTgttgtataaatactttattcgtGGAGAAGAATCAGGTAATAAAATGAGCCCTGAGCAGGTTCACATGCAGCTGAGGAGAGAACTTCCGCCTGATCAATATGTAACTAGCCAACAGATAAGATCTTCATTTTCAAG ATTTAGTAACCTGAAAAGAAAAGGTAAGCTGGTAGAACCGACaacagaaaataatgaaaatagtcaggttaacgataacaaagaagtttatggcgaaaatgatgactttaatCTGGCAGGAgacaatgaagatgataataaatatgagGAAGACATCGCCAATCTAGCAAAAGAAATTTGTCTTGTATGGAAAGTGAATGATTGGGTTGCTGTTGCATAtgaaaaacaatggaatattggatatattgtggag GTATCTATAATTGGAATCAGAGTTAATTGTATGATTAACGGGCAAGAGAAGAATACTTTTCGCTGGCCAGTTACTACCGAGAAGATAAATAAccaaactgataaaattatctGTTTAGTAAATGCTCCTTTTCTAATCAGTGGTTGTGGCGATTATTCATTATCCGAAGAAGACTATAATACAGTCATATCATTATTCTTAGAGAAACTTACTGCAGCAGAGTAG